The Gemmata palustris genome includes a region encoding these proteins:
- a CDS encoding AAA family ATPase, translating into MNFRIPMYVFQHKGGYTARPLFFASPERTDGNLNRLLTKLTRDLVELLEALGRKERHNELAAWAFCPQVTAHRVPVEIELRRRVARTKYLLLAFDHLGRRLAFTPVVPDLWFEMTRGEPLEVRAQAVYSEHWRAIERDADEADDVRPEDGSLAGKAWVEVLDISANVPAVVPKKPPTNFLALGGGETSDGATELRRVGRCLDWLYPDELDRAVLRDLEVNELARLLELNDRRPVLLCGPRMVGKSAVIHECVYRRVAARKAVHRQWYNTWLVSPQRLISGMSYVGQWEGRLLAILKHARKRDHVLYFDDLLGLFLAGVTGQSTLSAAVVLKPYLEQRDVRVLGEITPEGLRVLQERDRGFADLFHIIPVRQPTDADTLRILIDQQRRLEGKHTCIFGLDVLPAVIDQQRRYDRSAAFPGKAANVLTRLAVRASTKQEELLAQVLYDTTRPSDGYEFPPRPEITRDDVLADFAARSGLSLAFLDPKQRLDRDDVRDKLQEQVIGQTEAVEALADVVSVAKARLNDPDRPLAAFLFLGPTGVGKTECAKAIARTLFGESDRLLRFDLNEFNQPGAAARLVGTFTQPEGLLTSAIRRQPFAVVLLDEIEKADPEVFDLLLQLLGEGRLTDSLGRTADFTSALVVMTSNLGVREAEGALGFVPEADRSFAYTRAAEKFFRPEFFNRLDRVIPFRKLSRDEMGRIARRLVNEVLSREGFGQRKCVLNVAPDALERVIQAGYDPALGARAMKRAVERELTQPAAARLASLDVNELTVVTVKSNPRALTVSVQAPEWAAQLPLDQRAAVPLNERLAAAWAALDRVDEVLNAIRPGTALVAGKVTRDHERYFALKELADAIADALNDYESRLEDRKHFYLEAAQPEATGRRTRYRAIKRKMLTNHNHAVAQPLRSLASADNMEDALRELFDTSEPLPDDQDVFDVENRLALLNLMATAPVDDKPVYLLVRGFPDGEPSKWVTIHAAKYRAAWGTQFGLELSDATKPELQMSHAVIQLKGFHARALARVECGTHLYLPKHGGPVPLRVDVLDSWPDEVADPFAFGPILRVYAEGQPVADVRTGLVSPLPGRSDFPEVFRAFALAALPRAGQQTT; encoded by the coding sequence ATGAACTTCCGCATTCCGATGTACGTGTTCCAGCACAAAGGCGGTTACACCGCCCGACCGCTGTTCTTCGCGTCCCCGGAACGTACCGACGGGAACCTCAACCGGTTGCTCACCAAGCTCACGCGCGACCTCGTGGAGTTGCTCGAAGCGCTGGGCCGCAAGGAGCGCCACAACGAGCTCGCGGCGTGGGCGTTCTGCCCCCAAGTCACAGCGCACCGCGTCCCGGTGGAAATCGAGTTGCGCCGGCGCGTCGCCCGTACCAAGTACCTGCTGCTCGCGTTCGATCACCTGGGGCGCAGATTGGCGTTCACACCGGTGGTTCCCGATTTGTGGTTCGAGATGACGCGCGGGGAACCGCTCGAGGTCCGCGCGCAGGCCGTTTACTCCGAACACTGGCGCGCGATCGAGCGCGACGCAGACGAAGCGGACGACGTGCGCCCCGAAGACGGTTCGCTCGCGGGGAAGGCATGGGTCGAGGTGCTCGACATCAGCGCGAACGTCCCCGCGGTCGTGCCGAAGAAGCCGCCCACGAATTTTCTCGCGCTCGGCGGGGGCGAAACGAGTGACGGCGCGACCGAACTGCGCCGCGTCGGGCGGTGCCTCGACTGGCTCTACCCGGACGAACTCGATCGCGCCGTGCTGCGCGACCTCGAAGTCAACGAACTCGCCCGGCTCCTCGAACTCAACGACCGCCGGCCGGTCCTGCTGTGCGGCCCGCGCATGGTGGGCAAGTCCGCCGTCATTCACGAGTGCGTGTACCGCCGGGTGGCCGCGCGCAAAGCGGTCCACCGCCAGTGGTACAACACGTGGCTCGTCTCCCCGCAGCGGCTCATCTCCGGCATGTCGTATGTGGGGCAGTGGGAGGGCCGGCTGCTCGCGATCCTCAAACACGCGCGGAAGCGCGACCACGTTCTCTATTTCGATGATTTGCTCGGTTTGTTCCTCGCAGGGGTGACGGGCCAGTCCACGCTCAGTGCGGCCGTCGTGCTGAAGCCGTACCTCGAGCAGCGCGACGTGCGGGTTCTCGGCGAGATCACGCCCGAAGGTCTGCGCGTGCTGCAAGAGCGCGACCGCGGGTTCGCGGACCTGTTCCACATCATCCCGGTGCGCCAGCCGACGGACGCCGATACCCTGCGCATCTTGATCGACCAGCAGCGCCGACTCGAAGGCAAACACACGTGCATTTTCGGCCTCGACGTGTTGCCCGCGGTCATCGACCAACAACGGCGCTACGATCGCAGTGCCGCGTTTCCCGGTAAAGCCGCGAACGTACTCACGCGCCTCGCGGTGCGCGCCTCAACGAAGCAAGAAGAGTTGCTCGCGCAAGTTCTGTACGACACCACGCGCCCGAGCGACGGGTACGAGTTCCCCCCGCGCCCGGAGATCACGCGGGACGACGTGCTCGCCGACTTCGCGGCCCGTAGCGGACTTTCGCTCGCCTTCCTCGATCCGAAACAGCGCCTCGACCGCGACGACGTGCGCGACAAGCTCCAGGAACAGGTGATCGGACAGACGGAAGCGGTGGAAGCACTCGCGGACGTGGTGAGTGTGGCCAAAGCGCGGCTCAACGACCCCGACCGCCCGCTCGCCGCGTTCCTGTTTCTCGGCCCCACCGGTGTGGGCAAGACGGAGTGCGCGAAGGCCATCGCCCGCACCCTGTTCGGCGAAAGTGACCGGCTCTTGCGGTTCGATCTGAACGAGTTCAACCAGCCCGGCGCTGCGGCCCGTCTGGTCGGCACGTTCACTCAACCCGAGGGCCTGCTCACGAGCGCGATCCGGCGGCAACCGTTCGCCGTGGTTTTGCTCGACGAGATCGAAAAGGCCGACCCCGAAGTGTTCGACCTGTTGCTCCAGTTGCTCGGCGAGGGCCGGCTCACGGACTCGCTCGGGCGCACGGCCGATTTCACGTCCGCGCTGGTCGTCATGACCTCGAACCTCGGGGTGCGCGAGGCCGAAGGTGCCCTCGGGTTCGTGCCCGAAGCGGACCGGTCGTTCGCTTACACGCGCGCCGCGGAGAAGTTCTTCCGCCCGGAGTTCTTCAACCGGCTGGACCGTGTGATTCCGTTCCGCAAGTTGTCACGCGACGAAATGGGTCGCATCGCCCGGCGCCTCGTAAATGAAGTGCTTTCGCGCGAGGGGTTCGGCCAGCGCAAGTGCGTGCTGAACGTCGCGCCGGACGCACTGGAGCGCGTGATCCAGGCCGGTTACGACCCGGCCCTCGGCGCGCGAGCGATGAAGCGCGCGGTGGAGCGCGAATTGACGCAACCGGCCGCGGCCCGGCTCGCCTCACTCGACGTCAACGAACTGACCGTCGTCACGGTGAAGTCGAACCCCCGGGCACTGACGGTGAGCGTGCAGGCGCCGGAATGGGCCGCGCAACTGCCACTCGACCAGCGCGCGGCGGTACCCCTGAACGAGCGCCTCGCCGCGGCATGGGCCGCACTCGACCGGGTCGATGAAGTGTTGAACGCGATCCGCCCCGGAACCGCGCTCGTGGCGGGGAAAGTCACCCGCGACCACGAGCGCTATTTCGCGCTGAAGGAACTCGCCGACGCGATCGCCGACGCGCTCAACGACTACGAGAGCCGCCTCGAGGACCGCAAACATTTTTATCTCGAAGCCGCGCAGCCCGAAGCGACCGGGCGCCGGACTCGGTACCGCGCGATCAAGCGCAAAATGCTCACGAATCACAACCACGCCGTCGCACAACCGCTCCGCTCGCTCGCCTCCGCGGACAACATGGAGGACGCGCTGCGCGAACTCTTCGACACGTCCGAGCCGCTGCCGGACGACCAGGACGTGTTCGACGTGGAGAACCGGCTCGCGCTCCTGAACCTGATGGCCACCGCGCCCGTCGATGATAAGCCGGTGTACCTGCTCGTGCGCGGGTTCCCGGACGGCGAACCATCGAAGTGGGTCACGATCCACGCCGCCAAATACAGGGCCGCTTGGGGAACGCAGTTCGGCCTCGAGTTGTCGGACGCGACGAAACCCGAGCTGCAAATGAGCCACGCGGTCATTCAGTTGAAGGGGTTCCACGCGCGAGCGCTTGCCCGCGTAGAGTGCGGCACGCACCTGTACTTGCCGAAGCACGGCGGACCGGTTCCGCTGCGCGTGGACGTGCTCGATTCGTGGCCGGACGAAGTCGCGGACCCGTTCGCGTTCGGGCCGATCCTCCGTGTGTACGCCGAGGGTCAACCGGTCGCGGACGTGCGCACGGGATTAGTATCGCCTCTCCCCGGGCGAAGTGACTTCCCCGAAGTGTTCCGCGCGTTCGCGCTCGCCGCGCTCCCGCGCGCGGGCCAACAAACAACGTGA
- a CDS encoding AAA family ATPase: MASEIAFPVSLALRKVGPGAVLAEPLLFPEFARLGANRALSGSAARRNLLELLPKLDPATLIQRRRARAARELTFTLELPPPRANEAWRDPLVLEFHAAVWDQSQPDPAPDTAPFSALGPRHEHYVLARVIELGIEVIAAPSDDLVSLLQKESLAALRRLNLSVNLRSLAAVQTTLGFAVEHHTLTVRVPTLKDRVLRAEAAEQDGKKSLLQQIGTLLGRDREKAYETDETVTELTRALTGNPAQSVLLIGPSGVGKTAAVRELARRRFETACAPVYQTSGSRIVAGQCGFGMWQERCQELVKDATRKKAVVHVGPLVELLEVGKSEHNSSGIATFLRPAIARGEFLCIAECTPEQIPLIEKQDPQLLDAFRHITVKEPDAARGRVILASFARDNARRVTEPAALAATDRLHRRYATYSAYPGRPLRFLENLIRDGAKDAPVTESEVFDGFTRETGLPRAIIDPNVPLDLAETHTWFAGRVVGQPDAVHLVTDLLATVKAGLTRPNRPIASLLFIGPTGVGKTEMAKAVAEFLFGSKDRLTRFDMSEFADPVAVRRLVGGAFGTEGLLTAKVREQPFSVLLLDEVEKADGSFFDLLLQALGEARLTDAGGRLADFRNTVVILTSNLGAESFRRGAAGFIGGGAGKAESQEHFARAVEQFLRPEMFNRLDRIVPFAPLGTDVIRRIADREWHKVLNRDGVRFRELALSANALLLDHLAETGYDPRYGARPLKRAMERELLAPLARQMNRHAGDVPLSVEIGFERNAPSVLVRPLQGARAKAQREPSSPSGKLASSAQAMRRWHQLLAASSTVRELNNDVYQFSQQEARILKKQAAKKKLTAEDQYVLAALGKLRDVAGDVLQQRSAAFALEDAAVVAFHETAENPPADLQERLDDANQNWDKLLLRLYALNAPTGDRVTLALFSEHREHLAEMASAYRNIANDNGLTVDMIRYDLPDSDEPVPAPPAAPRPTDTPPPGGQAPAPTTVWIGDRFLLLAAPAKLLLKRVPITPAQARSYAEKNTVGIALDISGPGAHLRFGGETGLHQIKPLEDQTDDNPNVMVRFSGEPLGAYRPPETVVRRGWYRDEEIRRQYDRIKGEMHDGNLERVWTNQYGALSRWLAPALAANVRARLLKMIAE; this comes from the coding sequence ATGGCGTCCGAGATCGCGTTCCCCGTCTCTCTGGCGCTGCGTAAAGTCGGTCCGGGCGCGGTACTCGCGGAACCGCTCCTGTTCCCGGAATTCGCGCGACTGGGTGCGAACCGCGCGCTGTCGGGCTCCGCGGCGCGCCGGAACCTGCTCGAACTCCTCCCGAAACTCGATCCGGCCACGCTGATTCAGCGCCGCCGCGCGCGAGCCGCGCGCGAGCTCACGTTCACGCTGGAACTCCCGCCGCCGCGCGCGAACGAAGCCTGGCGCGACCCGCTCGTGCTCGAGTTCCACGCGGCCGTGTGGGACCAATCACAGCCCGATCCGGCGCCCGACACCGCACCGTTCAGCGCGCTCGGCCCGCGTCACGAGCACTACGTCCTCGCGCGCGTGATCGAGCTCGGGATCGAAGTCATCGCCGCGCCGAGTGACGACCTCGTGTCGCTGCTGCAAAAAGAATCGCTCGCCGCGCTCCGGCGCCTGAACCTGTCCGTCAACTTGCGTTCCCTCGCCGCGGTGCAAACGACGCTCGGGTTCGCGGTGGAGCACCACACCCTGACCGTCCGCGTTCCCACGCTCAAGGACCGCGTACTGCGCGCCGAAGCCGCCGAACAAGACGGCAAAAAATCGCTGCTCCAGCAAATCGGCACGCTCCTCGGGCGCGACCGCGAAAAGGCCTACGAGACCGACGAAACGGTAACCGAACTCACCCGCGCGCTGACGGGGAACCCGGCCCAAAGTGTGCTCCTGATCGGCCCGAGCGGTGTGGGTAAAACGGCCGCGGTGCGCGAACTCGCCCGGCGCCGGTTCGAGACCGCGTGCGCGCCGGTGTACCAGACGAGCGGTTCCCGCATCGTCGCCGGGCAGTGCGGCTTCGGGATGTGGCAGGAGCGCTGCCAGGAACTCGTCAAGGACGCGACCAGGAAGAAGGCCGTCGTTCACGTCGGCCCGCTCGTGGAACTGCTCGAAGTGGGTAAGAGCGAGCACAACAGTTCCGGTATCGCGACGTTCCTGCGCCCCGCGATCGCGCGCGGCGAGTTCCTCTGCATCGCGGAATGCACCCCCGAGCAGATCCCGCTGATCGAGAAGCAAGACCCGCAGTTGCTCGATGCGTTCCGCCACATCACGGTAAAAGAACCCGACGCGGCAAGGGGGCGCGTGATCCTCGCGAGCTTCGCGCGCGACAACGCCCGGCGCGTGACCGAACCCGCCGCGCTCGCGGCAACGGACCGGCTCCACCGCCGGTACGCGACCTACTCCGCGTACCCGGGTCGGCCGCTCCGGTTCCTCGAAAACCTCATTCGCGACGGCGCCAAAGACGCGCCCGTCACCGAGAGCGAAGTGTTCGACGGGTTCACGCGCGAAACCGGCCTCCCGCGGGCCATCATTGACCCGAACGTGCCGCTCGATCTCGCGGAGACGCACACGTGGTTCGCGGGCCGCGTCGTCGGCCAGCCGGACGCGGTCCACCTCGTTACGGACCTGCTCGCGACGGTAAAAGCCGGACTCACGCGCCCGAACCGGCCCATCGCGTCGCTGCTGTTCATCGGCCCGACCGGGGTGGGCAAAACGGAGATGGCCAAGGCCGTCGCGGAGTTCCTGTTCGGCTCGAAGGACCGGCTCACGCGCTTCGACATGAGCGAGTTCGCGGACCCGGTCGCGGTGCGCCGACTGGTGGGCGGGGCGTTCGGGACCGAGGGGTTGCTGACCGCGAAGGTCCGCGAGCAGCCGTTCAGCGTGCTGCTGCTCGACGAAGTTGAGAAGGCCGACGGCTCGTTCTTCGACCTGCTCCTGCAAGCGCTCGGCGAAGCGCGCCTCACGGACGCGGGCGGGCGGCTCGCGGACTTCCGCAACACGGTAGTCATTCTCACGTCGAACCTCGGCGCGGAGTCGTTCCGGCGCGGGGCCGCGGGGTTCATTGGGGGCGGCGCCGGCAAAGCGGAATCGCAAGAGCACTTCGCGCGGGCCGTCGAGCAATTCCTGCGGCCCGAAATGTTCAACCGGCTCGATCGCATCGTACCGTTCGCGCCGCTCGGCACCGACGTCATCCGCCGGATCGCGGACCGCGAGTGGCACAAGGTGCTCAACCGCGACGGCGTCCGCTTCCGCGAACTCGCGCTTTCGGCGAACGCACTCTTACTCGACCATCTCGCAGAAACGGGCTACGACCCGCGGTACGGCGCGCGCCCGCTGAAGCGCGCGATGGAGCGCGAGTTGCTCGCGCCGCTCGCGCGACAAATGAACCGCCACGCGGGTGACGTTCCGCTGTCCGTGGAAATCGGTTTCGAGCGGAACGCGCCTTCGGTGCTTGTTCGGCCACTTCAAGGCGCTCGTGCAAAGGCCCAGCGCGAACCATCCAGCCCGAGCGGGAAGCTCGCCTCCAGCGCGCAAGCAATGCGCCGGTGGCACCAGTTGCTCGCGGCGTCTTCCACCGTGCGCGAGTTGAACAATGATGTGTACCAGTTCTCCCAACAAGAGGCGCGCATCCTGAAGAAGCAGGCCGCGAAAAAGAAGCTCACCGCCGAGGACCAGTACGTTCTCGCGGCGCTCGGGAAGCTGCGCGATGTCGCCGGGGACGTGCTCCAGCAACGGAGCGCGGCGTTCGCCCTCGAAGACGCGGCCGTGGTCGCGTTCCACGAGACGGCCGAGAACCCGCCCGCCGATCTGCAAGAGCGGCTCGACGACGCGAACCAGAACTGGGACAAGCTGCTCCTTCGCTTGTACGCGCTGAACGCGCCGACCGGGGACCGCGTCACGCTCGCCCTCTTTAGTGAGCACCGCGAGCACCTGGCGGAAATGGCGTCGGCGTACCGGAACATTGCGAATGACAACGGGCTGACGGTCGACATGATCCGCTACGACTTGCCGGACTCGGACGAGCCGGTCCCCGCACCGCCGGCAGCGCCGCGCCCGACCGACACCCCGCCTCCGGGCGGGCAAGCGCCCGCGCCAACAACCGTGTGGATCGGGGACCGGTTCTTACTGCTGGCCGCGCCTGCGAAACTGCTGCTGAAGCGCGTGCCGATCACGCCCGCGCAGGCGCGCAGCTACGCAGAAAAGAACACCGTCGGGATCGCACTCGACATTAGTGGTCCGGGTGCCCATTTGCGGTTCGGGGGAGAAACCGGATTGCACCAGATCAAGCCGCTCGAAGACCAGACCGACGATAACCCGAACGTGATGGTGCGGTTCAGTGGTGAACCGCTGGGCGCGTACCGCCCGCCCGAAACCGTAGTTCGGCGCGGGTGGTACCGCGACGAGGAAATCCGGCGACAGTACGACCGCATAAAAGGCGAGATGCACGACGGCAACCTCGAGCGCGTGTGGACGAACCAGTACGGCGCGCTGAGCCGCTGGCTCGCCCCCGCGCTCGCCGCGAACGTTCGCGCCCGGCTACTCAAGATGATCGCGGAGTAG
- a CDS encoding AAA family ATPase, which yields MPTARYHALLCRDAAGGFSAIALDLGTTGFGATANDARDDLKEYFRWLHRKEQWTTAPDFGEPELRWFTVAVRPEYRGANRLYPTDAEVPVRVPCVVGTRKSGQHTADLPLLGIRFDYPNRTELEKLVERYVSQKLEGLTPEQVGAYLPPIEAELLEIVVPVPKEPPGALLTIPPPPTLARVAEPVGDRAVRKGYARAWGRETELTALVRKLHHEKANVLLVGESGAGKTTLMVDAVKEAEKKALAEDERPGVKHKRRFWLTSAGRIVAGMKYLGQWEERVESVIAELGELGGVLCVERLLELVRAGGLGPTDSIAALLVPYLARGELRMIAEVTPAELDACRRLMPGLPDLFQIVRVEPFDRATALTVIDRQLEATASGPGVEVERGTGERIVRLFRRFMPYAAFPGPASAFARQLVDTHVKQDKKPVTPGAVVDQFRRQTGLPELFLRDEITLRRESALDWFRARVIDQPEACEAAANIVMTVKAGLNDPTRPPAVMLFCGPTGVGKTHMAQALATYFFGHSESAEPKSTARKEVPPSVSSLRVPPPEFRADRLIRLDMSEYGGFDAVYRLLGPPRGEPGELVKQVRRQPFSLLLLDEIEKAAADVFDALMGVFDEGRLTDQYGRVTNFRSTIIVMTSNLGSGTSRAVGFGGENTGAQYQDAAMKFFRPEFFNRMDAVVTFRPLLPASVRAITRRELDAIAKREGLARSGVNVHWSEALVEHLAAIGFDPRYGARPLQRAIEREVVAPLARWLLTNHTAEGQTVRADWASSGCAFSSA from the coding sequence ATGCCCACCGCGCGCTATCACGCCCTGCTCTGTCGCGACGCCGCCGGCGGCTTCTCCGCGATCGCGCTCGACCTCGGTACCACCGGGTTCGGCGCGACCGCGAACGACGCACGCGACGATCTCAAAGAGTATTTCCGCTGGCTGCACCGCAAGGAGCAGTGGACGACCGCGCCCGACTTCGGCGAGCCGGAACTGCGGTGGTTCACCGTGGCGGTGCGGCCCGAGTACCGGGGGGCCAACCGGTTGTACCCCACCGACGCCGAAGTGCCGGTGCGCGTTCCCTGCGTCGTTGGCACGCGCAAGAGCGGGCAACATACCGCGGACCTCCCGCTGCTCGGCATCCGGTTCGATTACCCCAATCGCACGGAACTCGAAAAGCTCGTCGAGCGGTACGTTTCGCAGAAGCTCGAGGGGCTGACGCCGGAGCAGGTCGGCGCGTACCTCCCGCCGATCGAAGCGGAACTGCTCGAAATCGTTGTCCCTGTGCCGAAGGAACCTCCGGGCGCTCTACTCACGATCCCCCCTCCCCCGACACTCGCGCGGGTGGCCGAGCCGGTCGGCGATCGCGCCGTGCGCAAAGGGTACGCGCGAGCCTGGGGCCGCGAGACCGAGCTGACGGCGCTCGTCCGCAAGCTCCACCACGAGAAGGCCAACGTGCTGCTCGTCGGCGAGAGCGGCGCCGGCAAAACGACGCTCATGGTGGACGCGGTGAAGGAGGCCGAAAAGAAGGCGCTCGCAGAAGACGAGCGCCCCGGCGTGAAGCACAAACGGCGGTTCTGGCTCACGTCCGCGGGCCGCATCGTCGCCGGGATGAAGTACCTCGGCCAGTGGGAAGAGCGCGTCGAATCGGTGATCGCGGAACTCGGCGAACTCGGTGGCGTGTTGTGCGTCGAGCGCCTCCTGGAGCTGGTCCGCGCGGGCGGCCTCGGGCCGACGGACAGCATCGCCGCGTTGCTGGTGCCGTACCTCGCCCGTGGCGAGCTTCGCATGATTGCGGAAGTCACGCCCGCGGAACTCGACGCTTGCCGGCGGCTCATGCCGGGATTGCCGGACCTGTTCCAGATCGTGCGCGTCGAACCGTTTGACCGCGCCACGGCCCTTACGGTCATCGATCGACAACTCGAAGCGACTGCGAGTGGCCCCGGCGTCGAGGTCGAGCGCGGCACGGGCGAGCGCATCGTGCGGCTGTTCCGGCGCTTCATGCCCTACGCGGCGTTCCCGGGGCCGGCGTCCGCGTTCGCGCGCCAACTCGTCGATACGCACGTCAAGCAGGACAAGAAGCCGGTCACACCGGGCGCGGTGGTGGACCAGTTCCGCCGACAAACGGGGCTACCCGAGCTGTTCCTGCGCGACGAGATCACGCTCCGGCGCGAGAGCGCCCTCGACTGGTTCCGCGCCCGCGTGATCGACCAGCCGGAAGCGTGCGAAGCCGCCGCGAACATCGTAATGACGGTGAAGGCCGGGCTCAACGACCCGACGCGGCCGCCCGCGGTGATGCTGTTCTGCGGCCCCACGGGTGTCGGCAAGACGCACATGGCCCAGGCGCTCGCGACCTACTTCTTCGGGCACAGCGAAAGCGCGGAACCAAAATCGACGGCCCGCAAAGAGGTGCCCCCTTCTGTTTCTTCGCTCCGCGTTCCGCCCCCCGAGTTCCGCGCCGATCGATTGATCCGGCTGGACATGAGCGAGTACGGCGGGTTCGACGCGGTGTATCGGCTGCTCGGTCCGCCGCGCGGTGAGCCGGGCGAGTTGGTGAAGCAAGTGCGCCGGCAGCCGTTCTCGCTGCTACTGCTGGACGAAATTGAGAAGGCCGCGGCCGATGTGTTCGACGCGCTCATGGGCGTGTTCGACGAGGGCCGGCTCACGGACCAGTACGGGCGCGTCACGAACTTCCGCAGCACGATTATTGTGATGACCTCGAACCTCGGCTCGGGCACGTCGCGCGCGGTGGGGTTCGGCGGCGAGAACACGGGTGCGCAATACCAGGACGCGGCCATGAAGTTCTTCCGCCCGGAGTTCTTCAACCGAATGGACGCGGTCGTAACGTTCCGTCCGCTGTTGCCCGCGTCCGTGCGAGCGATCACCCGGCGCGAACTCGACGCCATCGCCAAGCGCGAAGGACTGGCGCGGAGTGGCGTGAACGTCCACTGGTCGGAAGCGCTGGTGGAGCACCTCGCCGCAATCGG